From Elephas maximus indicus isolate mEleMax1 chromosome 1, mEleMax1 primary haplotype, whole genome shotgun sequence, a single genomic window includes:
- the LOC126064916 gene encoding olfactory receptor 2G3-like, with protein MKGTNVSNPAGFILLGFSDQPQLEMVLLPVISIIYILTLMGNTAIILVSYLNPKLHTPMYFFLSNLSFLDLCFTTSVVPQMLWNLKGPEKTISYTGCVIQLYIALGLGSTECILLTVMAYDRFSAICRPLHYGVIMHPKLLWQLASVAWISGFMGSTIQTILVFQLPLCSHHMVDDFMCEEPALVKIACVDTTFLENELSVASVLFVVIPLGLILVSYGCIVRSVLRIKSVEGRRKASGTCGSHMVVVVLFYGTLISVYIQPKSKYTQKHSKFLTLFYTAVTPSLNPLIYTLRNKEVKWALKRLLASDPR; from the coding sequence atgaAAGGGACAAATGTTAGCAACCCAGCAGGTTTCATCTTACTGGGTTTTTCTGACCAGCCTCAGTTGGAGATGGTTCTCCTTCCAGTCATCTCCATCATATACATTCTGACATTGATGGGGAACACAGCCATCATACTGGTCTCATACTTGAACCCCAaactccacacacccatgtacttcttcctctctaaTCTCTCTTTCCTGGACCTCTGTTTCACTACCAGTGTTGTCCCACAGATGCTTTGGAATCTCAAGGGCCCTGAGAAGACCATTAGCTACACTGGTTGTGTGATCCAACTATACATTGCTTTGGGGCTGGGCTCCACGGAGTGTATCCTCCTAACTGttatggcctatgaccgcttcaGTGCTATCTGTCGACCCCTTCACTATGGTGTCATCATGCACCCCAAGCTTCTTTGGCAACTAGCATCTGTGGCCTGGATCAGTGGTTTCATGGGGTCCACAATTCAGACCATCCTTGTTTTCCAGTTGCCTCTCTGCAGCCACCACATGGTGGATGATTTTATGTGTGAGGAACCTGCCCTTGTTAAAATTGCCTGTGTGGACACAACCTTCCTGGAAAATGAGCTCTCCGTAGCTAGTGTCCTCTTTGTGGTTATACCTCTGGGACTTATTTTGGTCTCCTATGGCTGCATTGTGAGGAGTGTGCTGAGGATAAAATCAGTTGAAGGCAGAAGGAAAGCATCTGGAACCTGTGGGTCTCACATGGTTGTTGTGGTTTTGTTCTATGGGACTCTAATCTCTGTCTACATACAACCCAAGAGCAAGTACACACAGAAGCACAGTAAATTCCTCACTCTCTTCTATACTGCAGTGACTCCCTCACTTAATCCTCTAATCTACACCTTGAGAAACAAAGAGGTTAAGTGGGCTCTGAAAAGACTGCTGGCAAGTGACCCGAGATAG